TCCGAGTGAGAGTAGCGCAATGCGCTGGCTAAAATCGTCATGGAGTTCCGATGCAATCCGGCTTCGTTCTTTCTCCTGAGCATTGATCAATAGTCCACTGAGGTGTAGCTGCGCGTCTTTTGCGAGCTTGATTTGTTTTCGGCTGAAGTGCAAGTAAGCGGCAAGGATAGAGAGACCAAGAATGATCGGCAGGGCCGTGAGCCAGACCCACTTGGTGCGCGCCCAAGCGGACGGCTCACGGAAAAGCACCGTACTGCCGGGTGGAAGATCCTTTTCTTTGATCCCCCAGCGATTCAGGGCTCGCCAATCGAAGAGGTAGATGTTGTTGTTCTTAACAATGGGGATGTCCTGCGGTCTCTCACCGTTGAGAACCCTCAAAGCCATCGCGGCTGCAACCCGGCCGTCCGCGGCCCAACTAAGCAGATACCCGCCCACCGTTCCCTGACCGAGGTCCACATCATCCATAACAAATATCGGAGCATTCGCAGCGCTAGCGATCAGGGGGACTGATTGAGATGCGTCAACGAAGTGATTTCCTGCGGCGTCCAGCATAATTGAAGCGTGATAAATGATGCTGTTACTGGGCAGATGTTTCAGACGCTCAAGCAGCGAAGGCATGTCCAGGTCAGTGAGGTAGGTGAACTCGTACCTCGATTCGAAGTCATGGAAGCTTTCCCTCGCTGTTGCTACAACCGCTTGGTCAAACTTTCCGACGCCCCCTACGACGATCACATGCTTGGTGCCGGGTCGCATTCGCAGTGCCGCGATCAGGGTCTTCTCTGGATCCGCTACCGCCCAAACGCCAGTAAAATGAGCAGAGGGCTTCAACGGCTCCAGCATTTTCTCGGTGGTTCCGCAGAAGATAATCGGAATGTTCGGAAATGAGCTCTCGTGCGATTCGATCATAAACTTGAGAGAAGCCGGCCCCACAGTAATGATCAAGTCTGGTTTGCGGTCCGAATACTTGCGAATATACCAATCACGAAAACGGTGTTGGGTAGCGTCATCCGAAAACAGAGTCGATTCGAGGGTCTCGTTGTACACCTCAACTTGGTACGTGGAGTTCGCTAAACCAGCTGCAATGGCCTGATCTATGATTGCAATACCAGGCGAAGAAATAGAATTAAAGTCATTGAAAATGAGGACGCGTCGAACAGATTTATCGGCCTGCGCCGAAAGCAATTGTGAAAAAAAAAGGATCGCAGCCACAATTAAGGCTCGAGCCTGCCTTCCACTGTGTACATAGCTCCCTTGAAAATCCTGGACAGGGCCCTGCCGGT
The Edaphobacter bradus genome window above contains:
- a CDS encoding sensor histidine kinase — encoded protein: MAAILFFSQLLSAQADKSVRRVLIFNDFNSISSPGIAIIDQAIAAGLANSTYQVEVYNETLESTLFSDDATQHRFRDWYIRKYSDRKPDLIITVGPASLKFMIESHESSFPNIPIIFCGTTEKMLEPLKPSAHFTGVWAVADPEKTLIAALRMRPGTKHVIVVGGVGKFDQAVVATARESFHDFESRYEFTYLTDLDMPSLLERLKHLPSNSIIYHASIMLDAAGNHFVDASQSVPLIASAANAPIFVMDDVDLGQGTVGGYLLSWAADGRVAAAMALRVLNGERPQDIPIVKNNNIYLFDWRALNRWGIKEKDLPPGSTVLFREPSAWARTKWVWLTALPIILGLSILAAYLHFSRKQIKLAKDAQLHLSGLLINAQEKERSRIASELHDDFSQRIALLSLGLENAADELPDSSVAVKRQLQKLFDSASELGADIHTVSHRLHSSTLESLGLVPGVSALCKEFTDRYGIEIDFCADNIPRRIHQDVALCLFRIVQEGLQNLKKHSGVAKAQVKLWTAGDKILMSVCDKGRGFDLKETTNKAGLGIRSMEERVRLLGGRFEIHSEPTRGTRIEASVPLQPVTEC